A portion of the Penaeus monodon isolate SGIC_2016 chromosome 28, NSTDA_Pmon_1, whole genome shotgun sequence genome contains these proteins:
- the LOC119591092 gene encoding cell wall protein IFF6-like, whose protein sequence is MAYFECCLPGRDSGVPKCRFLGSGLGWDSGSGWDSGSDSGWDSGSGSGWDSGSGSGWDSGSGSGWDSGSGSGWDSGWDSGSGSGWDSGSGSGWDSGSGSGWDSGSGSGWDSGSGSGWDSGSGWDSGSGLGWDSGSGSGWDSGSGSGWDSGSGLGWDLGSGSGWDSGSGSDWDSGSGSDWDSGSGSGWDSGSDSGWDSGSGSGWDSGSGSGWDSGSGLGWDSGSGWDSGSGLGWDSGSGSGWDSGSG, encoded by the exons ATGGCGTATTTTGAGTGTTGTTTGCCCGGGCGAGACTCAGGCGTTCCCAAGTGTCGTTTTCTGGGTTCGGGCTTGGGCTGGGATTCGGGTTCGGGCTGGGATTCGGGTTCGGACTCGGGCTGGGATTCGGGTTCGGGCTCGGGCTGGGATTCGGGTTCGGGCTCGGGCTGGGATTCGGGTTCGGGCTCGGGCTGGGATTCGGGTTCGGGATCGGGCTGGGATTCGG GTTGGGATTCGGGTTCGGGCTCGGGCTGGGATTCGGGTTCGGGCTCGGGCTGGGATTCGGGTTCGGGCTCGGGCTGGGATTCGGGTTCGGGCTCGGGCTGGGATTCGGGTTCGGGCTCGGGCTGGGATTCAGGTTCGGGCTGGGATTCGGGTTCGGGCTTGGGCTGGGATTCGGGTTCGGGCTCGGGCTGGGATTCGGGTTCGGGCTCGGGCTGGGATTCGGGTTCGGGCTTGGGCTGGGATTTGGGTTCGGGCTCGGGCTGGGATTCGGGTTCGGGCTCGGACTGGGATTCGGGTTCGGGCTCGGACTGGGATTCGGGTTCGGGCTCGGGCTGGGATTCGGGTTCGGACTCGGGCTGGGATTCGGGTTCGGGCTCGGGCTGGGATTCGGGTTCGGGCTCGGGCTGGGATTCGGGTTCAGGCTTGGGCTGGGATTCGGGTTCGGGCTGGGATTCGGGTTCGGGCTTGGGCTGGGATTCGGGTTCGGGCTCGGGCTGGGATTCGGGTTCGGGCTAG